The sequence CGAATAAACCTCCTACCCAAAAATAGTCAAAAGTTTTGGCTGGTcaaaaaacaataaaactacAAGGATCCCATAACAATCTAACCAAGATTTGGGTTCAATTGTGTTATAACGGGACAAGTATTAGAAAATTCGAACTTTCGGAACTGTTCTAACTgaagttatttatatttttgttcttCATTAAGTACTTAAATTATTGCATTCCTATGTTCTCCCATCTCTAAGCCTTCGTTTGATCCATAAATCGTTGTGACTCCTTATCATTCCAGACATCATTAATTGATTACTTGCTTATCATTCTGGTCTTGGATCATTTATGATCAAGTTATATACACATTTAAAGTTTTTCTGCTTATGTTGCTGTGTGGTCAAGACATttcatcttcaaaccctaatgtttccgattactgcttatactcttaccacctctaccactacgggatttgaatcgaaaactgcatctctgtgctaatgtggtgtggcaactcgaactgatgtacgtacgtacgaagttctacgttgttactgactgactgacattattTTGTGGTTTTAAGTCAAAATAAAATTGAGTGCAGTAGAAGACTGATCTGCCTTCTACTTTCGTCTTTTtgattagtcagtcagtcaggaGCTTGAGGGACCAATAAGGGTCGACATCTTGGTTATTGTTCATTGGTCGATGTGTCAATCGGTAAATAGTTCACTAGTCCTACTGGCAATACAAACGAATTAATCGATAATCGGGTTAGAAACAGGCCATTGCAACTGCTCCCTTGTCGTTACGAACTGACCATACAAAACCCAATGTAATTCAACCCAAAAATCTAACCTACTGTTTTCTTCCTATTTAAATTAACAGAATTTCGGGTAATCTATGTTGTGTAGTCGATGGTTCTAACTGTTGTTGCTACCAAATAACCAATTTATGCAACAGTTTGCCATTGACTTTGGTAGTTGCAATGGGACAGGCTTCCTTTGGTATGTTTCTCAATTTCTTCCCCTAAATTATGATGACCAGAGTCGAGATGTTATCATATACTGTGATTTGGACGTAAAAGTTGGACCATAAAATATGTAGTTAAGGGAAGAAATAGTTCCTTAAGGTTTTATTTTCAGGAAAAATTAAGTGTAGTAACTATTCAGAACCTGACGACTTAGTATTTCTCAAATATTGTAATATCTAAAATTGTTTATGAGAATGCCAAACTTATGTAATTTACCTTTTGTCACGACTGATTGTATGTTATTAGATATATTAATTGTTTTCATACTAGTGGTTGTATAACTTCCTGGTTGTGaagctttgaaaatgaacttGTTCTTATGTATTACAGTTACATAAAtctacattatttttttataaccaTTGTCTTCGTTCAATCGACCATTACAGATGATTGGACTTACGAACAGTTGCTAGGCATTTGCAAAGGTCTTCACTACAGTTTATGGATGCAGGACAAGTTGCTGCTGAAGGTACTTACattcaatttatattttttactcAAAGGAACAAACGGTCGTCCGGTTATGTAACATATTACCCAATATTGAGGACAACACGGTCACATTGTATTATTCTTATGCTATGTTTGAAACACTAGCAAGAGAATGGGACAATTTAGATTACTGGAGGGTAGACAAATTTATGCTGGTAAGTTGAAATGCAGTTCATTCGTTGTTATCTAGCTCGGACGAGAATTTTTTACGAGAGGCCTTCAGTTTATTTCTTGCAAAAAACCTGAAATTTTACCTTCATTTGTGGAGGCCATTTTCACCAAGATATTGAACAATGACATAAATCATGCTGTTGGTCTAAAATTGCATTTCTGCACTCTAATAGGTGAAGAACTTCCGAAAAAGGTATGTGTCTTTAAGTTTTTAACTATAGAGGAATGGCAGAACGTAAAAATGTTATCTCTGCAGTTAGTCTTTCAATATCTCCTGGTTTTACTAGCTTCCCTACCGAAGTGAGATCgtttgaatgatttttattgttatttagacACAACATTTACGCTCACAGTGTCCTATCTCTGATTACTCGGATAACAAAGCTTATTCGAAGACGTCCACAAGTATGCTTGGTTCctttatttttaaacataattttaattcagTGTTGTTTGGATCGTATTATGAAATGTCTTGAGaatattttaagcaaagattcCTCCTATAGAAACGCTTTAAAACGAGTCGACACAAAGTAATTTAACTGCCTGATTATCTAGTGGCTTTCTTTAGTCTAAAAAGAATTCTGGCAAATAGAGAAACTACATCAGTAGCAACCGATGGACAGATTCCCACGCTATGTGCAGAGTCGTCACCTGAGGTAAAAGAATGTTCCACTATGTTTACTCCGCATAGACGACAAATCTCGTTCCCAATACTTGTGAGAATATAAATAGTGAAGGTGGTTCATCAGAGCTTAAGGTGAGTATTCCTGATAAATTTGACTTGTTTCAGATCGGAAagaaaaaaattccgaaggttttaaagaagaaaaaacggGTGACTAAAAAACGTTCATATGCTGAGACCGCTAACGTAATTCACTACTTACTTTCCAACTACTTTTAGCCCGTAAATATAGAGTTCAGCAATCAAGCTGATGATTTTGTCGAAGAATCACGTCCGAAGAGAATGAAGTCTGAAATACCCACAAAGGTAACTTATGTAATTACGTCTAATTGTAGTCTGTTGACGAATGCACAGCAGTTCCATGTGTAGTTCCTGATTCTCCATGCCCTTTTTCAGCATGTGATGATGAATCCAAACCAAACGTCGGTCAATTTATATCTCCTAATGTTTCAATAAGTGGCAACTCTGCTTCTGCAGAAAAGTGTACTTCAAACACTCCGCTTTCTTCTGAAAGACGTGTATCCTTCGGTAAGGTATTTCGTAAGAGTAGGTTTACTGCACAGTTCTCCATAATGTAAATTTTAGAATTTAACTCAGCTCGTTGTATCTCCCTAACCCCACCGGTTAGTGTTATTCCAGCCAAGGGAATTTTAAGAAGTAACAGTAAGTAGCATGCTTTTCTTATCTTTTCTGCAGAATCTATAGCTGATGACGCGAAAGCTAACGTTTCGTTCTAATTTAAGTTGTAATTTTGtacatataaatgaaataaacacaATGTTTATGTATCAGTCTCTTTGGAAATTATATGTTAGGTAACAGAAAAAAACTTTTTACGCCAATCTTAGTTCTCTGCGAATAGAAATTATCTGATTAAATGAATTTTCACTGATAAAAATGAATCTACGCGTTTAAAGTGGCTAACTAAATATTATTCTCTATCGATACATAAATTAATTCAGTATGTATCGTTGTTGCGAGACCGTTTTTTAAATTCTTTAGAGCAACAATGGAAAACTTTAGATCTCAGGAACATGCCATTTTCCTCTTTGGTAGAATGGTGATTTTATCTAGCGTCTGTATGTTCTGTAACATGGACACCATAAAGAGGTTGTGTGTTAGCCGGTACCTAAAATGAAGACATCAATTCTGTGGATCAACACAGTTCGTAAACGAAATACATGTGTTTGAGCAGACTCGTTGGTTAAGGGTCGAGAAAAGAAGGAGGAATCAACAGGTTATACGCTGAAAGATTCTGATTTTCGCTTTGTGATATCTTTGGGGCCAATACCCCCTTGAGCGCCCACAAATGcactggtacggccgagggtagggagagtccgctctcttgaaatgctctcacatggccacgcgtatacggccactgccagggaagtcctcgTGGGGGGactgttgttcacgaaattgagagaacgaaaagagaatgttcggcgcttaaaccgggttggtgaatatggaggatccacctatgggagtaggaaaaccctgattccaaaccaatggtgcgcatgggcttcaggatcctaagggaaaAAATAGCGTACAAACTAGTTATTggccaccgactaccatgggactgcatctcctgatgtttctctactgccttgtgaattagacttttaggtcgaagaATTCGGGtatggccctctaagaaaaccacttgctttggTCTGGACAGTATC comes from Schistosoma haematobium chromosome 3, whole genome shotgun sequence and encodes:
- the RRP1B gene encoding Ribosomal RNA processing protein 1 B, whose translation is MKSEIPTKSVDECTAVPCVVPDSPCPFSACDDESKPNVGQFISPNVSISGNSASAEKCTSNTPLSSERRVSFGKVFRKKFNSARCISLTPPVSVIPAKGILRSNSK
- the RRP1B gene encoding Ribosomal RNA processing protein 1 B, variant 2 (EggNog:ENOG410MX96~COG:A) — its product is MDVVRKLAKALASNQDKVRRKAQKQVKVLLSKKSLNGKDDWTYEQLLGICKGLHYSLWMQDKLLLKEQTVVRLCNILPNIEDNTVTLYYSYAMFETLAREWDNLDYWRVDKFMLLGREFFTRGLQFISCKKPEILPSFVEAIFTKILNNDINHAVGLKLHFCTLIGEELPKKNVKMLSLQLVFQYLLVLLASLPKHNIYAHSVLSLITRITKLIRRRPQCCLDRIMKCLENILSKDSSYRNALKRVDTNLKRILANRETTSVATDGQIPTLCAESSPETTNLVPNTCENINSEGGSSELKIGKKKIPKVLKKKKRVTKKRSYAETANPVNIEFSNQADDFVEESRPKRMKSEIPTKSVDECTAVPCVVPDSPCPFSACDDESKPNVGQFISPNVSISGNSASAEKCTSNTPLSSERRVSFGKVFRKKFNSARCISLTPPVSVIPAKGILRSNKSIADDAKANVSF